From the Gorilla gorilla gorilla isolate KB3781 chromosome 22, NHGRI_mGorGor1-v2.1_pri, whole genome shotgun sequence genome, one window contains:
- the KRTAP7-1 gene encoding keratin-associated protein 7-1, which yields MTRYFCCGSYFPGYPSYGTNFHGTFRATPLNCVVPLGSPLNYGCGCNGYSSLGYSFGGSNINNLGGCYGGSFYRPWGSGSGFGYSTY from the coding sequence ATGACTCGTTACTTCTGCTGTGGAAGCTACTTCCCAGGATACCCTAGCTATGGGACCAACTTCCATGGGACCTTCAGAGCCACCCCCTTGAACTGTGTTGTGCCTCTGGGCTCTCCCCTGAACTATGGCTGTGGATGCAATGGCTACAGCTCCCTGGGCTACAGCTTTGGTGGTAGCAACATCAACAACCTGGGCGGCTGCTATGGTGGTAGCTTCTATAGGCCATGGGGCTCTGGCTCTGGCTTTGGCTACAGCACCTACTGA